One genomic region from Sorangium aterium encodes:
- a CDS encoding nitrate reductase associated protein — protein MYRQFALEGEVHASLDCVPLSVRRKLDLAEIKISLAGWQALSRAERLALCHLPVDTDEDVAVYAEVLRGFAERAGVALAPLAGAPVRRAAWDRDSVSARLRDRLGPDGALDEGALGRLAELTEEERYAIVKLADPKRGPEKLRALLGELGLSRDAGGERPPG, from the coding sequence ATGTACAGGCAGTTCGCGCTCGAGGGCGAGGTCCACGCCTCGCTCGACTGTGTGCCGCTCTCGGTGCGGCGGAAGCTGGACCTCGCCGAGATCAAGATCTCGCTCGCAGGGTGGCAGGCGCTGTCGCGCGCGGAGCGGCTCGCCCTGTGTCACCTGCCGGTCGACACGGACGAGGATGTCGCCGTCTACGCCGAGGTGCTCCGCGGCTTCGCGGAGCGCGCCGGGGTCGCCCTCGCCCCGCTCGCGGGCGCGCCGGTGCGCCGCGCGGCCTGGGACCGGGACAGCGTCAGCGCGCGGCTGCGCGACCGGCTCGGCCCGGACGGCGCGCTCGACGAGGGCGCGCTCGGCCGCCTGGCGGAGCTGACCGAGGAGGAGCGCTACGCCATCGTCAAGCTTGCGGATCCGAAGCGCGGGCCCGAGAAGCTGCGCGCGCTGCTCGGCGAGCTCGGGCTGTCCCGGGACGCCGGCGGCGAGCGGCCGCCCGGCTGA
- a CDS encoding acetyl-CoA carboxylase carboxyltransferase subunit alpha: MAASILPFEKPVAELIEKVRELRALAAADPRFEPELAQLEDNTGRLAREIFAGLTPMQKVLLSRHANRPYTLDYIKRLFTDWVELKGDRRFADDCSIVGGLATYHGRSVVVVGHQKGRGAKENVKRNFGMPHPEGYRKAIRLYEMADRFGLPILTFIDTMGAYPGIGAEERGQSEAIGAALAAMARVGVPIVATVIGEGGSGGALALGVANRVLVLEFSCYSVISPEGCAAILWKDGSRADEAAARLKITAPDLLQLGVVDTIVDEPTGGAHQDHDDAAARLDKALWATLTSMDGLGPEELVDDRYRRFRGLGSFVG, from the coding sequence GTGGCTGCTTCGATCCTACCCTTTGAGAAACCTGTCGCAGAGCTCATCGAGAAGGTGCGGGAGCTGCGCGCGCTCGCCGCGGCGGACCCGCGGTTCGAGCCGGAGCTCGCCCAGCTCGAGGACAACACGGGCCGGCTGGCGCGCGAGATCTTCGCGGGCCTCACGCCGATGCAGAAGGTGCTGCTCTCGCGGCACGCGAACCGGCCGTACACGCTCGACTACATCAAGCGGCTCTTCACCGACTGGGTCGAGCTGAAGGGCGATCGGCGCTTCGCCGACGACTGCTCCATCGTCGGCGGGCTCGCGACGTACCACGGGCGGAGCGTGGTGGTGGTGGGCCACCAGAAGGGGCGCGGCGCGAAGGAGAACGTGAAGCGCAACTTCGGGATGCCGCACCCGGAGGGATACCGGAAGGCCATCCGGCTCTACGAGATGGCCGACAGGTTCGGGCTGCCGATCCTGACGTTCATCGACACGATGGGCGCCTACCCGGGCATCGGCGCCGAGGAGCGCGGCCAGAGCGAGGCGATCGGCGCCGCGCTCGCCGCGATGGCGCGGGTCGGGGTGCCGATCGTGGCGACCGTCATCGGCGAGGGGGGCTCGGGCGGCGCGCTGGCGCTCGGCGTCGCCAACCGGGTGCTGGTGCTCGAGTTCAGCTGCTACTCGGTCATCTCGCCGGAGGGCTGCGCGGCCATCCTCTGGAAGGACGGCTCCCGCGCCGACGAGGCCGCGGCCCGGCTCAAGATCACCGCGCCGGATCTGCTGCAGCTCGGCGTCGTCGACACGATCGTCGACGAGCCGACCGGCGGCGCGCACCAGGACCACGACGACGCCGCGGCGCGGCTCGACAAGGCGCTCTGGGCGACGCTCACGTCGATGGACGGGCTCGGGCCGGAGGAGCTCGTCGACGACCGGTACCGCAGGTTCCGCGGGCTCGGGTCGTTCGTGGGTTAG
- a CDS encoding carbohydrate porin — protein MAWSPVYGQNVQGASLNLLGFGIGGRYEEGDYSEPSFVAHVVKGATPDDFYVKSEMTFAIWNQYGGPFMQPSSNGGQSITVQFNQAYIEAGNFLVPGLSVWGGAKFFREQYAPIGDYFYLDDLSGQGGGIKYGGLQLAILGYRGFGNTTPPYNVDVNGDGGVDVERFRTVFAGNYKAEFGGEAKHHVKVHGEFHVLPAAKRGEGWAVPDNAPADFGGVIGAKLHLGLGQGNWSDTAVRFGTGIANGAAGGAKTYQTWGAPNDEGTFAGSFAIEAVEHLGFRLGDAAALEGLATFHYTKAAYEAEGAAPPTALEKQMDFSVQANATIFAHKNFHPVVEASFQGRKDGDGDLGTAVKVSVVPTLVPTGELSAGARPHFKLIYSLAIYNDVARDAAMSGYLQRVGAGPGVGSKVGQYIGARTDWYF, from the coding sequence ATGGCGTGGTCCCCGGTCTACGGGCAGAACGTCCAGGGCGCGTCCCTGAACCTGCTCGGGTTCGGCATCGGCGGCCGCTACGAAGAGGGCGATTACTCCGAGCCGTCGTTCGTCGCGCACGTGGTGAAGGGCGCGACGCCGGATGACTTCTACGTCAAGTCCGAGATGACCTTCGCCATCTGGAACCAGTACGGCGGGCCGTTCATGCAGCCGTCCTCGAACGGTGGCCAGTCGATCACGGTGCAGTTCAACCAGGCGTACATCGAGGCCGGCAACTTCCTCGTCCCGGGCCTCAGCGTCTGGGGCGGCGCGAAGTTCTTCCGCGAGCAGTACGCGCCGATCGGCGACTACTTCTACCTCGACGACCTCAGCGGCCAGGGCGGCGGTATCAAGTACGGCGGCCTGCAGCTCGCGATCCTCGGCTATCGCGGCTTTGGCAACACCACCCCCCCCTACAACGTCGACGTGAACGGCGACGGCGGTGTGGACGTCGAGCGCTTCCGCACCGTCTTCGCCGGTAACTACAAGGCGGAGTTCGGCGGCGAGGCCAAGCACCACGTCAAGGTCCACGGCGAGTTCCACGTCCTGCCGGCCGCGAAGCGCGGTGAGGGGTGGGCGGTGCCCGACAACGCGCCGGCGGACTTCGGCGGCGTCATCGGCGCGAAGCTCCACCTCGGCCTCGGCCAGGGCAACTGGAGCGACACGGCGGTGCGCTTCGGCACCGGCATCGCCAACGGCGCCGCCGGCGGCGCGAAGACGTACCAGACCTGGGGCGCCCCGAACGACGAGGGCACCTTCGCGGGCTCCTTCGCCATCGAGGCGGTCGAGCACCTCGGCTTCCGGCTCGGCGACGCCGCCGCCCTGGAAGGCCTCGCCACCTTCCACTACACGAAGGCGGCGTACGAGGCCGAGGGCGCGGCGCCCCCCACCGCCCTCGAGAAGCAGATGGACTTCTCGGTCCAGGCGAACGCCACGATCTTCGCGCACAAGAACTTCCACCCCGTCGTCGAGGCCTCGTTCCAGGGCCGGAAGGACGGCGACGGCGACCTGGGCACCGCGGTCAAGGTCTCGGTCGTCCCGACCCTCGTGCCGACGGGCGAGCTCAGCGCCGGCGCGCGGCCGCACTTCAAGCTCATCTACTCGCTCGCCATCTACAACGATGTCGCGAGGGATGCGGCGATGTCCGGCTACCTGCAGCGGGTTGGCGCCGGTCCGGGCGTCGGCTCGAAGGTCGGCCAGTACATCGGTGCCCGCACCGACTGGTACTTCTAG
- the glpK gene encoding glycerol kinase GlpK, with the protein MDSAYLLAIDQGTTGTTSLLMDTSGATLGRATREFRQHFPEPGLVEHDPEEIWQSVQDAVGETLRAAGVAGSAIKAIGITNQRETTLVWERATGRPIHRAIVWQDRRTAARCAELRAAGHEQAVEETTGLVLDPYFSGTKLAWLLDDVPGARARAERGELCFGTIDSFLVWRLSGDAAGGSPVHATDVTNASRTLLMSLASLSWDDAMLAMLQIPRPLLPQIVGSAGRIAATRGFPHLPDGIPIAGVAGDQQAALFGQACFAAGDAKCTYGTGAFVLANIGDRPLRSRFGLLTSVGWKIGSEVVFALEGSAFIAGAAVQWLRDGLGLIKSAAEIEALARSVPSSEGVTFVPALSGLGAPYWDPDARGIISGVTRGTTAAHLARATLEGIALSVTDLVRAMADDLGHPLRRMRVDGGAAANDLLMQFQADVANVAIERPTDLETTARGAAMLAGVGAGLFLTKEDAARMSRVGQSFQVAMSEADRSAHLHRWADAIARTRSKRS; encoded by the coding sequence ATGGATTCCGCGTACCTCCTCGCGATCGACCAGGGCACCACCGGAACGACGTCTCTCCTCATGGACACGTCGGGCGCGACGCTGGGCCGCGCCACGCGCGAATTTCGCCAGCACTTCCCGGAGCCGGGCCTCGTCGAGCACGACCCGGAGGAGATCTGGCAGAGCGTTCAGGATGCCGTGGGCGAGACGCTCAGGGCGGCGGGCGTGGCCGGCAGCGCGATCAAGGCCATCGGCATCACGAACCAGCGCGAGACGACGCTCGTCTGGGAGCGCGCGACCGGGCGCCCGATCCACCGCGCGATCGTGTGGCAGGACCGCCGCACGGCGGCGCGCTGCGCCGAGCTCCGCGCCGCGGGCCACGAGCAGGCGGTCGAGGAGACCACCGGCCTCGTGCTCGATCCGTACTTCAGCGGCACGAAGCTCGCGTGGCTCCTCGACGACGTGCCCGGCGCGCGCGCGCGCGCCGAGCGCGGCGAGCTCTGCTTCGGCACCATCGACAGCTTCCTCGTCTGGCGGCTCTCGGGCGACGCGGCCGGCGGCTCGCCGGTGCACGCGACCGACGTCACCAACGCGTCGCGCACCCTGCTCATGAGCCTCGCGTCGCTGAGCTGGGACGACGCGATGCTCGCGATGCTCCAGATCCCGCGCCCGCTCTTGCCGCAGATCGTCGGGTCGGCGGGCCGCATCGCGGCGACTCGCGGCTTCCCGCACCTGCCCGACGGCATCCCGATCGCCGGCGTCGCGGGCGACCAGCAGGCGGCCCTCTTCGGCCAGGCCTGCTTCGCCGCGGGCGACGCGAAGTGCACCTATGGCACCGGCGCGTTCGTGCTGGCCAACATCGGCGATCGCCCGCTCAGGAGCCGCTTCGGCCTGCTCACCTCCGTCGGGTGGAAGATCGGCTCCGAGGTGGTCTTTGCGCTCGAAGGAAGCGCCTTTATCGCCGGCGCGGCGGTGCAGTGGCTCCGCGACGGCCTGGGCCTCATCAAGAGCGCGGCGGAGATCGAGGCGCTCGCCCGCAGCGTGCCCTCGAGCGAGGGCGTCACGTTCGTCCCGGCGCTCTCGGGCCTCGGCGCGCCCTACTGGGATCCGGACGCTCGCGGGATCATCTCCGGCGTGACGCGCGGCACGACCGCGGCGCACCTCGCCCGCGCGACGCTCGAGGGAATCGCGCTCTCCGTGACGGATCTCGTGCGGGCCATGGCCGACGACCTGGGCCACCCGCTGCGCCGGATGCGCGTGGACGGCGGCGCCGCCGCGAACGACCTGCTCATGCAGTTCCAGGCGGACGTGGCGAACGTCGCTATCGAGCGCCCCACCGACCTGGAGACGACGGCGCGAGGCGCGGCAATGCTCGCCGGGGTCGGCGCCGGCCTCTTCCTCACAAAGGAGGACGCGGCCCGCATGTCCCGTGTGGGGCAGAGCTTCCAGGTCGCGATGAGCGAAGCGGATCGATCCGCCCACCTCCACCGCTGGGCCGACGCCATCGCCCGCACGCGCTCGAAGCGCAGCTGA
- a CDS encoding gamma-butyrobetaine hydroxylase-like domain-containing protein → MPQDPKLTPTQVKAPHGARVMEIHWADGHRSVLPHEILRGYCPCANCQGHGGTINFVPGGDLNVREIEQVGNYALQFTWGDRHDSGIYTFRYLRSLCQCDECKPQFQPPRSK, encoded by the coding sequence ATGCCGCAGGATCCGAAGCTCACTCCCACTCAGGTCAAGGCGCCGCACGGAGCGCGGGTGATGGAGATCCACTGGGCTGACGGCCACCGCAGCGTCCTTCCGCACGAGATCCTGCGCGGGTACTGCCCGTGCGCGAACTGCCAGGGGCACGGCGGCACGATCAACTTCGTGCCCGGCGGTGACCTGAACGTCCGCGAGATCGAGCAGGTCGGCAACTACGCGCTCCAGTTCACGTGGGGCGATCGGCACGACTCGGGCATCTACACCTTCCGGTACCTGCGCTCGCTCTGCCAGTGCGACGAGTGCAAGCCGCAGTTCCAGCCGCCTCGCTCGAAGTGA
- a CDS encoding UPF0158 family protein yields MPTTENASAGGTAVRDIPIDWEALEDAFENNAPEVHSYLHLGTGDVLRVVDGVADPQMHARIAADANYLRIDPVSSREQYRWMERYIPMVEDMDLQAKLSQAIDGKGAFRRFKDVLMSYGPERERWFAFRSERLRIFMEAWLSAHALNPVPRPLWVPEVPARPEAVVPAAPAVEPPAREREREETREPRRGKSVESLRKNLRDIAEALGPRDLDTLTAFAEFLKARRAARSFAHHYHEAQGPVDDDAGPASQEIASESRSDTA; encoded by the coding sequence ATGCCGACTACCGAGAATGCTTCAGCCGGCGGGACGGCCGTTCGCGACATCCCGATCGACTGGGAGGCGCTGGAGGACGCCTTCGAGAACAACGCCCCAGAGGTGCACTCGTACCTGCACCTCGGCACGGGCGACGTGCTGCGGGTGGTCGACGGCGTGGCGGATCCGCAGATGCACGCGCGCATCGCGGCGGACGCGAACTACCTCCGGATCGATCCCGTGAGCTCGCGCGAGCAGTACCGGTGGATGGAGCGCTACATCCCGATGGTGGAAGACATGGATCTCCAGGCGAAGCTCAGCCAGGCGATCGATGGCAAGGGCGCGTTCCGTCGCTTCAAGGATGTGTTGATGTCCTACGGTCCGGAGCGGGAGCGCTGGTTCGCGTTCCGCAGCGAGCGGCTGCGGATCTTCATGGAGGCGTGGCTGAGCGCTCACGCGCTGAACCCGGTCCCTCGCCCGCTCTGGGTGCCGGAGGTACCAGCTCGCCCGGAGGCGGTCGTCCCGGCGGCCCCTGCGGTGGAGCCGCCGGCGCGCGAGCGCGAGCGTGAAGAGACGCGAGAGCCCCGCCGCGGCAAGAGCGTGGAGAGCCTGCGCAAGAACCTCCGCGACATCGCCGAGGCGCTCGGTCCGCGGGATCTCGACACGCTGACGGCGTTCGCGGAGTTCCTGAAGGCGCGCCGCGCGGCGCGCTCGTTCGCGCACCACTACCACGAGGCCCAGGGGCCGGTGGACGACGACGCCGGGCCTGCTTCGCAGGAGATCGCGAGCGAGTCGCGCAGCGATACGGCGTGA
- a CDS encoding BMP family lipoprotein: protein MPAALPLRRATAVVAALAALSLLLPARGEAPRGEGERASVRVGLVFDVGGRGDKSFNDAADLGLARAARELGVTTEVLEPSGAEDREAAMRLFAARGFDLVIGVGFIFSTDVEVVARAFPATRFACLDYAPPPSGALPENLAGITFREEEGTFLVGAVAGLTTATGRVGFIGGMDMPLIHRFEAGYRAGVREVCPACHVSVAYAGTTPDAFRDPVKGKALAVSQAAAGADVLFHVSGATGHGVLEAARDMGVKAIGVDRDQHDEMPGTVLTSMIKRADVAVFEVIRALVEGRFEGGLSSFGLAEGGVGYVSEGPHAAGIPDATKARVSALSARIARGELVVPSR from the coding sequence ATGCCCGCCGCGCTGCCCCTCCGCCGTGCCACCGCCGTCGTCGCGGCGCTCGCTGCCCTGTCGCTGCTCCTGCCCGCGCGCGGCGAGGCGCCCCGCGGCGAGGGCGAGCGCGCGTCGGTCCGCGTGGGCCTCGTCTTCGACGTCGGCGGGCGCGGGGACAAGAGCTTCAACGACGCCGCGGATCTCGGGCTCGCCCGCGCCGCGCGCGAGCTCGGCGTGACCACCGAGGTGCTCGAGCCGAGCGGCGCGGAGGATCGCGAAGCGGCGATGCGCCTGTTCGCGGCGCGCGGGTTCGACCTCGTGATCGGCGTCGGCTTCATCTTCTCGACCGACGTCGAGGTCGTCGCGCGCGCGTTCCCGGCCACCCGCTTCGCGTGCCTCGACTACGCGCCGCCGCCGTCCGGCGCGCTGCCGGAGAACCTCGCAGGCATCACCTTCCGCGAAGAAGAGGGGACCTTTCTGGTCGGCGCCGTCGCCGGGCTCACGACGGCGACGGGCCGCGTCGGCTTCATCGGCGGCATGGACATGCCGCTCATCCACAGGTTCGAGGCGGGCTACCGCGCGGGCGTGCGAGAGGTCTGCCCCGCGTGCCACGTCAGCGTCGCCTACGCCGGGACCACGCCCGACGCGTTCCGCGATCCCGTGAAGGGCAAGGCGCTCGCGGTGAGCCAGGCCGCGGCGGGCGCCGATGTCCTCTTCCACGTCTCCGGAGCGACGGGTCACGGCGTGCTCGAGGCGGCGCGCGACATGGGCGTCAAGGCGATCGGCGTCGACAGGGACCAGCACGACGAGATGCCGGGGACGGTGCTCACCAGCATGATCAAGCGCGCCGACGTGGCGGTCTTCGAGGTGATCCGCGCGCTCGTGGAGGGTCGCTTCGAGGGCGGCCTCTCGTCGTTCGGCCTGGCCGAGGGCGGCGTCGGCTACGTGAGCGAAGGCCCGCACGCGGCGGGGATCCCGGACGCGACGAAGGCGCGGGTGAGCGCGCTGTCCGCGCGGATCGCGCGGGGCGAGCTGGTCGTCCCCTCGCGCTGA
- a CDS encoding adenylate/guanylate cyclase domain-containing protein, producing MARLILQTAEGQQAIDLRPVNSLGRHPNNSIQLLDKIVSKEHCIIEQRGDHFVLRDLGSLNGTFINSERVRGEAPLKHGDEIALGSTRGRFDDPGAPVAPPLVPGWPPVVNHQGAAPAQPPGHGYPPQPPQYQRQPQPPLPGTPAAPPVTRQPYVPPPPLGAGPGGTAPLPGRSGAHGGSFVAQGTRIDVNDQARQIGTQIAAVDKGFLAFDRIANDMNQLRADYERLRLSHELSREIAAERDTTKLLEKILTSVFKFIRADRGVIFLRNENGELTPQAMQRRDGTTAPISVSSTILNHVVHERAAVLTHDAAMDFAASKGKSMILNRISSAIVAPLQHNSEVLGVLWLDSETLAQFQPKDLELVTAIAYQAAMFIEINILGKKIENEIVTREQLRRLLSPNIAERVLSGQLAVKQGGQHVEECTVFNSDIRGFTRMAESKRPEELVEMLNEYFERMVDTIFQFEGTLDKFMGDGIMALWGAPVAHRDDAVRSVECALKMGEVLGEFNRERLEKGELPLAVGIGIHTGPLVAGYIGSSKALSYTVIGDVANTSARLCSIALAGQIVISESTYAQLGGRFETEELQPAKVKGKDKPVTIYNVIRSRPMSQVPANAFIHAEPTNALPE from the coding sequence ATGGCCCGCCTCATCCTGCAGACCGCCGAGGGCCAGCAGGCGATCGATCTGCGACCCGTGAACTCGCTGGGGCGCCACCCGAACAACTCCATCCAGTTGCTCGACAAGATCGTCTCCAAGGAGCACTGCATCATCGAGCAGCGGGGCGATCACTTCGTCCTGCGCGATCTGGGGAGCCTGAACGGCACGTTCATCAACAGCGAGCGTGTCCGGGGCGAAGCGCCGCTCAAGCACGGGGACGAGATCGCCCTGGGGTCCACGCGTGGCCGCTTCGACGATCCGGGCGCCCCGGTCGCGCCGCCGCTCGTCCCGGGCTGGCCGCCCGTGGTCAACCACCAGGGCGCGGCGCCGGCGCAGCCGCCGGGCCACGGGTATCCGCCGCAGCCGCCGCAGTACCAGCGCCAGCCGCAGCCGCCGCTCCCGGGTACGCCGGCGGCGCCGCCGGTGACGCGCCAGCCGTACGTGCCGCCGCCGCCGCTGGGCGCCGGACCGGGCGGGACGGCGCCGCTGCCAGGGCGCTCGGGGGCGCACGGTGGCTCGTTCGTCGCGCAGGGCACCCGCATCGACGTGAACGATCAGGCCCGGCAGATCGGGACCCAGATCGCCGCTGTCGACAAGGGGTTCCTGGCGTTCGATCGGATCGCCAACGACATGAACCAGCTGCGCGCCGACTACGAGCGGCTGCGCCTGTCGCACGAGCTGTCCCGCGAGATCGCCGCCGAGCGCGACACGACGAAGCTGCTCGAGAAGATCCTCACGAGCGTGTTCAAGTTCATCCGCGCCGACCGCGGGGTGATCTTCCTGCGCAACGAGAACGGCGAGCTCACCCCGCAGGCCATGCAGCGGCGCGACGGGACGACGGCCCCGATCAGCGTGTCGTCGACGATCCTGAACCACGTCGTCCACGAGCGGGCGGCGGTGCTGACCCACGACGCGGCGATGGACTTCGCGGCGTCGAAGGGCAAGAGCATGATCTTGAACCGGATCAGCTCGGCGATCGTCGCCCCGCTGCAGCACAACAGCGAGGTGCTCGGCGTGCTCTGGCTCGACTCGGAGACGCTCGCGCAGTTCCAGCCCAAGGACCTCGAGCTGGTCACGGCCATCGCCTATCAGGCGGCGATGTTCATCGAGATCAACATCCTCGGGAAGAAGATCGAGAACGAGATCGTCACGCGCGAGCAGCTGCGCCGGCTGCTCTCGCCGAACATCGCCGAGCGCGTCCTGAGCGGCCAGCTCGCCGTGAAGCAGGGCGGCCAGCACGTCGAGGAGTGCACCGTCTTCAACAGCGACATCCGCGGCTTCACGCGCATGGCCGAGAGCAAGCGGCCCGAGGAGCTCGTCGAGATGCTGAACGAGTACTTCGAGCGGATGGTCGACACCATCTTCCAGTTCGAAGGCACGCTCGACAAGTTCATGGGCGACGGGATCATGGCGCTCTGGGGCGCGCCGGTCGCCCACCGGGACGACGCGGTCCGCAGCGTGGAGTGCGCCCTGAAGATGGGCGAGGTGCTCGGCGAGTTCAACCGCGAGCGGCTCGAGAAGGGCGAGCTGCCGCTCGCTGTGGGCATCGGGATCCACACCGGCCCGCTCGTCGCCGGGTACATCGGGAGCTCGAAGGCGCTCAGCTACACGGTGATCGGGGACGTGGCGAACACGTCGGCGCGGCTCTGCTCCATCGCGCTGGCCGGACAGATCGTCATCAGCGAGAGCACGTACGCGCAGCTCGGCGGAAGGTTCGAGACCGAGGAGCTCCAGCCCGCCAAGGTGAAGGGCAAGGACAAGCCGGTCACGATCTACAACGTCATCCGGAGCCGGCCGATGTCGCAGGTCCCGGCGAACGCCTTCATCCACGCCGAGCCGACCAACGCGCTCCCCGAATGA
- a CDS encoding Gfo/Idh/MocA family protein, which produces MSAASVRVALVGCGRWGEKLLRALSENARARVIAVADVDRGRLSRARALAPRARLVRTIDEALAARVDAVVIATPAASHAELALRALEAGADVFVEKPLALSAAQADRCASRAAALGRIGMVGHLLRYHPSVVRLVALARERRLGDLVSFSAARLSMSAAGGVGGARSALWTLGPHDLSLLSALDSSPLAEARAHLSPCGELVTLEARLESGLAARIELCSSSPTKERRLRLVGSAGVAVFDDVRAPDRILFLDARGAAAGAPAGERASHLELAPAGRELEVPWREPLSVEIEHFLRCVEDRAPPLTPLDEGAAVVTILERVEATLAPVDARVVAAG; this is translated from the coding sequence GTGAGCGCCGCGAGCGTCCGCGTCGCGCTGGTGGGCTGCGGGCGTTGGGGGGAGAAGCTCCTCCGCGCGCTGTCGGAGAACGCGCGGGCGCGCGTGATCGCCGTGGCGGACGTCGACCGCGGCCGCCTCTCGCGGGCGCGCGCGCTCGCCCCGCGGGCGCGGCTCGTGCGCACGATCGACGAGGCGCTGGCCGCGCGCGTGGACGCGGTGGTCATCGCGACCCCCGCGGCGAGCCACGCCGAGCTCGCGCTGCGGGCCCTCGAGGCCGGGGCGGACGTCTTCGTGGAGAAGCCGCTGGCCCTCTCCGCCGCGCAGGCCGATCGCTGCGCTTCCCGCGCCGCGGCGCTCGGCCGGATCGGCATGGTCGGCCACCTGCTCCGCTACCACCCCTCCGTGGTGCGCCTCGTCGCGCTCGCGCGCGAGCGGCGCCTCGGCGATCTCGTGAGCTTCAGCGCGGCGCGCCTGTCGATGAGCGCCGCCGGCGGCGTCGGCGGGGCCCGGTCGGCGCTCTGGACGCTCGGGCCGCACGACCTCTCGTTGCTCTCGGCGCTCGACTCGAGCCCGCTCGCCGAGGCGCGGGCCCACCTCTCGCCGTGCGGCGAGCTCGTCACGCTCGAGGCGCGCCTCGAGAGCGGCCTCGCGGCGCGGATCGAGCTCTGCTCGTCGAGCCCGACCAAGGAGCGGCGGCTGCGGCTCGTCGGCAGCGCGGGCGTCGCGGTCTTCGACGACGTGCGCGCGCCCGACCGCATCCTGTTCCTGGACGCGCGCGGCGCCGCGGCGGGCGCGCCGGCCGGCGAGCGCGCCTCGCACCTCGAGCTCGCGCCGGCAGGGCGGGAGCTCGAGGTCCCGTGGCGCGAGCCGCTCTCCGTGGAGATCGAGCACTTCCTCCGCTGCGTCGAGGACCGCGCGCCGCCGCTGACGCCGCTCGACGAGGGCGCCGCCGTCGTGACGATCCTCGAGCGCGTCGAGGCGACGCTCGCCCCCGTCGATGCGCGGGTGGTCGCTGCAGGGTGA
- the yihA gene encoding ribosome biogenesis GTP-binding protein YihA/YsxC, which yields MTTSRRAPKPQSAPTARAERQLDPFQIVDSSFVAGAGSLASLPPPVSAEVAFGGRSNVGKSSLINTLVERKGLVRTSSNPGSTRQINLYEARARDGAVFQLVDLPGYGFTRRSKSEQAAWASLIEGYLRGRVTLAAVLLLVDARRGLEEDDLELIRFIEASRDVARRPVELLLVATKVDKVPRSSVRRALDQLSAAAPRTAGGALRRAIGFSSITGEGRRDLWLAIRRVTRLGGAAPSPSGDAGREDDASRTTDG from the coding sequence GTGACCACCTCCCGCCGCGCCCCCAAGCCTCAATCTGCTCCGACGGCCCGCGCCGAGCGGCAGCTCGATCCGTTCCAGATCGTCGACTCGTCCTTCGTCGCCGGCGCGGGCTCGCTCGCGTCGCTCCCTCCGCCCGTCAGCGCGGAGGTGGCGTTCGGCGGGCGCTCGAACGTCGGCAAGTCGAGCCTCATCAACACGCTCGTCGAGCGCAAAGGGCTCGTCCGGACGAGCTCGAACCCCGGCTCGACGCGGCAGATCAACCTCTATGAGGCGCGGGCCCGCGACGGCGCGGTGTTCCAGCTCGTGGATCTGCCGGGGTACGGCTTCACCCGGCGCTCGAAGTCGGAGCAAGCGGCGTGGGCGTCGCTCATCGAGGGGTACCTGCGCGGGCGCGTCACGCTCGCCGCGGTGCTGCTCCTTGTCGATGCGCGGCGGGGCCTCGAGGAGGACGATCTCGAGCTCATCCGCTTCATCGAGGCGTCCCGCGACGTCGCCCGGCGGCCGGTGGAGCTGCTGCTCGTCGCGACGAAGGTCGACAAGGTGCCGCGCTCGTCGGTCCGGCGCGCGCTGGACCAGCTGTCCGCGGCGGCCCCGCGCACGGCGGGCGGCGCCCTCCGCCGCGCGATCGGCTTCTCGTCGATCACCGGCGAGGGCAGGCGGGATCTGTGGCTCGCGATCCGTCGCGTGACGCGGCTCGGCGGCGCGGCGCCGTCACCGAGCGGCGACGCGGGACGCGAGGACGACGCCTCGAGGACGACCGACGGGTGA